A stretch of the Fusobacterium varium genome encodes the following:
- the rhmA gene encoding 2-keto-3-deoxy-L-rhamnonate aldolase, which translates to MENLKKRLEKKTLFGTFVPFALGDVADYTSRLGFDFIIIDNEHGIMNQETIFDMIRAAQCQRTPVIVRCTNSTPDMIHKVLDMGAEGILVPVINTAKDAREVIKSALYPPKGERGIAYFTRAASYGMIEDKNEFLKKANEEVFISIQLETGAAIENLDEILEVEGIDMFFIGPNDLAASLGISNSHPEMGRIIEETISKITAKGKTAGIFVTDDETARKYTEYGARFILTSITKYLTQGVKEYLRKAKNN; encoded by the coding sequence ATGGAAAATTTAAAGAAAAGATTAGAAAAAAAGACTCTATTTGGAACATTTGTTCCTTTTGCATTAGGAGATGTTGCTGACTATACTTCAAGACTTGGATTTGATTTTATTATTATTGATAATGAACATGGGATTATGAATCAGGAAACAATTTTTGATATGATAAGAGCAGCTCAATGCCAGAGGACTCCTGTAATTGTAAGATGTACAAACAGTACACCAGATATGATTCATAAAGTATTAGACATGGGAGCAGAGGGAATACTTGTCCCTGTTATAAATACAGCTAAGGATGCTAGAGAGGTAATAAAATCAGCACTTTATCCACCAAAGGGGGAAAGAGGAATAGCTTATTTTACAAGGGCTGCATCATATGGGATGATAGAAGATAAAAATGAGTTCTTAAAGAAAGCAAATGAAGAAGTTTTTATAAGTATTCAACTGGAAACAGGAGCTGCTATAGAAAATCTGGATGAAATATTAGAAGTGGAAGGAATAGATATGTTTTTTATAGGGCCAAACGATTTAGCTGCATCTTTAGGAATTTCAAATTCACATCCAGAAATGGGAAGAATCATAGAGGAGACTATCAGCAAAATTACAGCTAAAGGAAAAACAGCAGGAATTTTTGTAACTGATGACGAAACAGCTAGAAAATATACTGAATATGGAGCAAGGTTTATTCTTACTTCCATAACTAAATATTTGACACAGGGAGTAAAAGAATATTTAAGAAAAGCTAAAAATAATTAG
- a CDS encoding putative transcriptional regulator has translation MDLREQEYVTVLAKHGNITKAAEELYVSQPTLSIFLKRLEERMGIKLFQYIGKKMVLTQAGELYVKRAKELLIIQNQFLGELSDLVAGYTGRIRIGTHIRRTSFFIPELLIKFEKKYPNIEIVCFETSSEEMEKMLLEGELDIIFTNKLMALDKLNVISIYKDKLLIAISPNNPACKYAVKIKDHEYPWLDLNHVKNNRFIIQETEQATRTFTNKALAHSKVNPEKIFVIRNMEAASQLAAEEYGVAFTMASYAKYFSYYKPVNFYEVGAPDFFVNICVAYRKDFYLPTYIQDFISLIRKTFV, from the coding sequence ATGGATTTAAGAGAACAGGAATATGTTACAGTTTTGGCTAAACATGGAAATATTACAAAAGCAGCTGAAGAATTATACGTTTCTCAACCTACTCTTAGTATTTTTCTAAAACGTCTGGAAGAAAGAATGGGAATAAAGTTATTTCAATATATTGGAAAAAAAATGGTTCTTACCCAAGCGGGAGAATTATATGTGAAAAGAGCAAAAGAACTTCTCATAATCCAAAATCAATTTTTAGGAGAACTTTCAGATTTAGTTGCTGGATACACTGGTAGAATAAGAATTGGAACCCATATTCGCCGTACTAGCTTCTTTATTCCAGAATTACTCATAAAGTTTGAAAAAAAATATCCAAATATTGAGATTGTTTGCTTTGAAACAAGTAGTGAAGAAATGGAGAAAATGTTATTAGAAGGTGAATTAGATATTATCTTTACAAATAAGTTAATGGCTCTTGATAAGCTAAATGTTATTTCTATCTATAAGGATAAACTTCTTATTGCTATTTCTCCTAATAATCCTGCCTGTAAGTACGCTGTTAAAATTAAAGATCATGAGTACCCATGGTTAGATTTAAATCATGTAAAAAATAACAGGTTTATAATCCAAGAGACTGAGCAAGCTACAAGAACTTTTACCAACAAAGCTCTGGCACACTCTAAAGTCAATCCTGAAAAAATTTTTGTTATCAGAAATATGGAAGCTGCTTCTCAACTTGCTGCTGAAGAATATGGTGTTGCCTTTACTATGGCAAGTTATGCAAAGTATTTTTCTTACTACAAACCAGTCAATTTTTATGAAGTGGGAGCTCCTGATTTTTTTGTAAACATTTGTGTTGCCTATAGAAAAGATTTTTATCTTCCTACATATATTCAAGATTTTATCTCATTGATTAGAAAAACCTTTGTATAA
- a CDS encoding putative transcriptional regulator — translation MIDNNILLKESLEAFSNFIVVNAIGEVTYINRVYARLLGINQKDAIGKRVDKIIPNTRMLNVLKTGVPEIGAVMNFFDHEHNKDVTLICNRYPVIYENKVIGAVAMTTLNNMSEVKALEKEITKIKEENRKIKKKLEHYQQTSNPLSKIIGISSEIKTLKNSIEEYAKSNFPILITGETGVGKEVFADAIQYLSNRSLNNYIKINCASIPKDLLEAELFGYEEGAFSGAKKGGKIGKFELANNGTILLDEIGEMPLSLQAKLLRVLQEKEIERVGGLETIKLNIRVICCTNCNLENMVKEKKFREDLYYRINVVELNVPPLRHHTNDIPILCKYFINKFNEEEYFEIKEISSQVLEIFKNYSWPGNVRELKHTIERAAFLCKGDKIELKNCQFFLDKKNNFENNSIINNSLKNIKDDSEKNAIITALEKSKNNKTKAAALLNINRSLLYSKLKKFDIDY, via the coding sequence ATGATAGATAATAATATTCTGCTAAAAGAAAGTCTTGAAGCTTTTTCTAACTTTATAGTAGTAAATGCAATCGGAGAGGTAACATACATCAATAGAGTTTATGCCAGACTTTTAGGAATAAATCAAAAAGATGCAATAGGAAAAAGAGTAGACAAGATTATTCCCAATACAAGAATGTTAAATGTTCTAAAAACTGGAGTTCCTGAAATAGGTGCAGTAATGAATTTTTTTGATCATGAGCATAATAAAGATGTGACATTAATATGCAACAGGTATCCTGTTATATATGAAAACAAAGTTATTGGAGCTGTTGCCATGACTACTTTAAATAATATGTCAGAAGTGAAAGCTTTAGAAAAAGAAATAACAAAAATTAAAGAAGAGAATAGAAAAATCAAAAAAAAACTGGAACACTACCAGCAAACTTCAAATCCTCTATCAAAAATAATAGGAATTTCCTCTGAGATCAAAACATTAAAAAACTCAATAGAGGAATATGCAAAATCTAACTTTCCTATACTTATAACAGGAGAAACAGGAGTAGGAAAGGAAGTTTTTGCTGATGCCATTCAATATTTAAGTAATAGAAGTTTAAATAATTATATAAAAATAAACTGTGCATCCATTCCAAAAGATTTACTGGAAGCAGAATTGTTTGGTTATGAAGAAGGTGCCTTTTCAGGAGCTAAAAAAGGTGGGAAAATAGGTAAATTTGAGTTAGCTAATAATGGAACTATTTTATTGGATGAAATAGGAGAGATGCCTCTTTCTCTTCAAGCTAAATTGCTTCGTGTTTTACAGGAAAAAGAGATAGAAAGAGTTGGAGGATTGGAAACAATAAAATTAAACATAAGAGTAATATGTTGTACTAACTGTAATTTAGAAAATATGGTAAAAGAAAAGAAATTCAGAGAAGATTTATATTATAGAATAAATGTAGTTGAGTTAAATGTTCCTCCTTTAAGACACCATACAAATGATATTCCTATTCTGTGTAAATATTTTATAAATAAATTCAATGAAGAAGAATATTTTGAAATCAAAGAAATTTCATCTCAAGTATTAGAAATTTTCAAAAACTATAGTTGGCCTGGAAATGTAAGAGAATTAAAACACACAATAGAGAGAGCTGCTTTTTTATGCAAAGGAGATAAAATTGAATTAAAAAATTGTCAATTTTTTTTAGATAAAAAAAATAATTTTGAAAATAACAGCATAATTAATAATTCTCTTAAAAATATAAAAGATGACAGTGAAAAAAATGCAATAATTACAGCTTTAGAAAAATCTAAAAATAATAAAACAAAAGCAGCAGCACTATTAAATATAAATAGAAGTCTATTGTATTCAAAGTTAAAAAAATTTGATATAGACTATTAA
- a CDS encoding citrate lyase subunit gamma, whose amino-acid sequence MVGVCGNEKDSDALVTVNLNNTGIEIIIESKIKDMFGKLMEKAVREVLVEMKVENAKVLVQDFGALDFVIKGRTRTAVRRALTGGMK is encoded by the coding sequence ATGGTAGGAGTTTGTGGTAATGAAAAAGATTCAGATGCTTTAGTTACTGTAAATTTAAATAATACAGGAATTGAAATCATAATAGAATCAAAGATAAAAGATATGTTTGGAAAACTTATGGAGAAAGCTGTAAGGGAAGTATTGGTTGAAATGAAAGTAGAAAATGCAAAAGTATTGGTACAGGATTTTGGAGCATTAGACTTTGTAATTAAAGGAAGAACAAGAACTGCAGTGAGAAGAGCTTTAACAGGAGGGATGAAATAA
- a CDS encoding putative 3-hydroxyacyl-CoA dehydrogenase, with the protein MIKNISVIGAGTMGHGIAEVFAMYNYKVSIYDRNRKNHENVIAEIKNELEFMAEENYIEKEIVEAALSNIKIFSNLEEAVKNADYIIESIPEILELKQELFNELDKICPKHTILSSNTSSLSLSKLIENISVERKKRIMICHWYNPAHLIPIIELSYFGNMPEEIFSEVYNLYLSIEKQPINVKKDISGMIANRMLHALAREAFHLIEIDAVSPEDIEKALKYGPGFRSATTGILESADLGGLDIWCTVEDNLFRELNNSKKASDLLKQKVNNGKLGLKTEEGFFKYSKEIKEKIKKDFFRRLIIQLKASKNY; encoded by the coding sequence ATGATTAAAAATATAAGTGTAATTGGGGCTGGAACAATGGGACATGGAATAGCAGAAGTATTTGCTATGTATAACTATAAAGTGAGTATATATGATAGAAATAGAAAAAATCATGAAAATGTGATAGCAGAAATTAAAAATGAATTAGAATTTATGGCTGAAGAAAACTACATTGAAAAAGAAATAGTTGAAGCAGCTCTTTCTAATATAAAAATTTTTTCTAACCTTGAAGAAGCTGTAAAAAATGCTGACTATATTATAGAATCTATTCCTGAAATCTTGGAATTAAAACAAGAATTGTTTAATGAATTAGACAAAATTTGTCCTAAGCATACAATTCTCTCCAGTAATACATCAAGTTTATCTCTATCAAAACTCATAGAAAATATTTCTGTTGAAAGAAAAAAACGTATAATGATATGTCATTGGTATAATCCAGCTCATCTTATTCCTATAATAGAGCTTTCATATTTTGGAAATATGCCAGAAGAAATATTTTCAGAAGTTTATAATCTATATCTCAGCATTGAAAAACAACCAATAAACGTAAAAAAAGACATTTCAGGTATGATAGCCAATAGAATGCTTCATGCTTTGGCAAGGGAAGCATTTCATCTTATTGAAATAGATGCTGTTTCACCAGAAGATATTGAGAAAGCTTTAAAATATGGTCCAGGGTTTAGAAGTGCCACAACAGGAATTTTAGAATCAGCTGATTTAGGAGGTTTAGATATCTGGTGTACAGTAGAAGATAATCTCTTTAGAGAACTTAATAACTCTAAAAAAGCTAGTGATTTATTAAAACAGAAAGTTAATAATGGAAAATTAGGACTAAAAACAGAAGAGGGGTTTTTTAAATATTCAAAAGAAATAAAAGAAAAAATAAAAAAAGATTTTTTTAGACGATTGATAATTCAGCTTAAAGCAAGCAAAAATTATTAA
- a CDS encoding short chain fatty acids transporter has protein sequence MIKKLTNFCTAMVQAFLPDPFIFALILSAIVFILGVFTNGETPYQMVLHWGNGFWGFLGFSMQMVLVIIFGNCLATAPIFHKLVKRLALIPKTPKQAVAFVTFAAAIATLIQWGFGLVIGAILAKEVAKTVKKVDYPLLIASAYSTFMLSVLTSSITLKAASNVDELVKITGGTVKNLIPLGATSYHITTLIALLIMLITLPLLNAAMHPNEENTKSIDVNLLKEETVVMERPEKPTVAQRLEYSKIIPVLIFIAGMTFVINHFFILGKSLNIDIMNFILLIFGILLHKTPINYIQAVGNAARNSAGIILQFPFYAGIMGMMTGLNQSGVSIAGLISEKMVALSTVNTFPMLSFGSAAIVNMFVPSAGGQWAVQAPVLFPAGHALGVDPALTTMSLCWGDTWTNMIQPFWALPGLGIAKLGVRDIMGYCVMVFLWTGIIIFIAMLAWTYLF, from the coding sequence ATGATTAAAAAATTAACAAATTTCTGTACTGCTATGGTACAGGCATTTTTACCTGATCCTTTTATTTTTGCATTGATATTATCTGCAATAGTATTCATATTGGGAGTATTTACAAATGGGGAAACACCATATCAAATGGTACTGCATTGGGGAAATGGATTCTGGGGGTTTTTAGGTTTCTCTATGCAGATGGTCCTTGTAATAATATTTGGAAATTGTTTGGCTACTGCTCCTATATTTCATAAATTAGTAAAAAGATTAGCTTTGATTCCAAAAACTCCAAAACAGGCAGTAGCCTTTGTTACTTTTGCAGCAGCAATAGCTACATTAATCCAGTGGGGATTTGGATTAGTAATAGGAGCTATCTTAGCTAAAGAAGTAGCAAAAACAGTAAAAAAAGTGGACTATCCTCTTTTAATTGCTTCAGCATATTCTACTTTTATGTTGTCTGTTTTGACTAGTTCAATTACACTGAAAGCAGCCAGTAATGTAGATGAACTTGTTAAAATAACTGGAGGAACAGTTAAAAATCTTATTCCTTTAGGTGCTACAAGTTATCATATTACTACTTTAATAGCACTTTTAATAATGTTGATAACTCTTCCATTGTTAAATGCAGCTATGCATCCAAATGAAGAAAATACAAAAAGTATTGATGTAAATTTATTAAAAGAAGAAACAGTAGTTATGGAAAGACCTGAAAAACCTACTGTAGCCCAACGTCTTGAATATAGCAAAATCATCCCTGTATTGATATTTATAGCTGGAATGACTTTTGTAATAAATCATTTCTTTATTCTTGGTAAAAGTCTTAATATTGATATAATGAACTTTATTCTTTTAATATTTGGAATCTTACTCCATAAAACACCTATTAATTATATTCAGGCAGTTGGAAATGCTGCAAGAAATTCAGCTGGAATCATCTTACAATTCCCTTTCTATGCAGGAATCATGGGTATGATGACAGGATTAAATCAATCCGGGGTATCAATAGCAGGGCTTATTTCAGAAAAAATGGTGGCATTATCTACTGTTAATACATTTCCAATGCTATCTTTTGGAAGTGCGGCAATAGTTAATATGTTTGTTCCATCAGCAGGAGGACAGTGGGCAGTACAAGCTCCAGTATTATTTCCAGCAGGACATGCTTTAGGTGTTGATCCTGCCTTGACTACTATGTCTTTGTGCTGGGGAGATACATGGACAAATATGATTCAGCCATTCTGGGCTCTTCCTGGTTTAGGTATAGCAAAGCTTGGTGTTAGAGATATTATGGGATATTGTGTCATGGTATTCTTATGGACAGGTATTATTATCTTTATAGCTATGCTGGCATGGACATATCTATTTTAA
- a CDS encoding citrate lyase subunit alpha, whose amino-acid sequence MEIRKIKNKAKREIPDYIEGYGKVKPYAGPFATEPTGRKYAPLKSFSRPGDSKILNSIREVIEECEIKDGMTISFHHHLRNGDYVLNMVMDEIAKMGIKNLNLVCSSLTKAHEPLIEHIRNGVVTGINTSGLRGEIAKEISKKNILGKPVVFRTHGGRARAIEAGELKIDVAFIAAPACDKMGNMNGAEGKSAFGAMGYPMVDAQYAEKVVAITDNLMPFPLKRISIPMTQTDYVVVIESIGDPEQIATGATRITKNPQELLIAEKASEVLTASGYIKNGFSFQAGSGGASLAVCKYLKEYMHENNIKGSFAAGGITAAMVEFLEEGYFEVLLDTQSFDSAAAESMLKNPAHIEMSASMYANPHNKGCSAHQLDVMILSATEIDTDYNINSLTGSTGIIMGALGGAPDTAAGAKLTVVVAPTMRKRIPIVTDRVTTVVTPGETVDVLVTERGICVNPKRPELIEILTKAGIKLKTIEQLKEEIEKLTGVPEKKLLSETIVAVVEYRDGTVIDVVKQTK is encoded by the coding sequence GTGGAAATAAGAAAAATAAAGAACAAAGCTAAAAGAGAAATTCCTGATTATATTGAAGGATATGGAAAAGTAAAACCTTATGCTGGCCCTTTTGCTACAGAGCCAACTGGAAGAAAATATGCTCCATTAAAAAGTTTTTCTAGACCAGGAGATTCCAAAATATTGAATTCAATAAGAGAAGTAATAGAAGAATGCGAAATAAAAGATGGAATGACAATTTCTTTTCACCATCATTTAAGAAATGGAGATTATGTACTTAATATGGTAATGGATGAAATTGCCAAGATGGGAATAAAAAATCTTAATTTAGTCTGTTCGTCATTGACAAAGGCACATGAACCTTTGATTGAACATATTAGAAATGGGGTAGTGACAGGGATAAATACTTCAGGATTGAGAGGAGAAATAGCTAAAGAGATTTCAAAAAAAAACATCTTAGGGAAACCTGTGGTATTTAGAACTCATGGTGGAAGAGCAAGAGCTATAGAAGCAGGAGAGTTAAAAATAGATGTAGCGTTTATAGCAGCTCCAGCCTGTGATAAAATGGGAAATATGAATGGGGCAGAGGGAAAATCAGCATTTGGAGCTATGGGATATCCAATGGTGGATGCTCAATATGCAGAAAAAGTAGTAGCAATAACTGATAATTTAATGCCTTTTCCATTAAAGAGAATCAGCATTCCTATGACTCAGACTGATTATGTAGTAGTAATTGAATCAATAGGTGATCCGGAACAGATAGCAACTGGAGCAACAAGGATAACTAAGAATCCTCAGGAGCTTTTAATTGCTGAAAAAGCATCAGAGGTATTGACAGCATCTGGGTATATTAAAAATGGATTTTCATTTCAAGCAGGTTCTGGAGGTGCTTCTCTGGCAGTATGTAAGTATTTGAAAGAATATATGCACGAAAATAATATAAAGGGATCATTTGCAGCTGGAGGAATAACAGCTGCCATGGTTGAGTTCTTAGAAGAAGGATACTTTGAGGTTTTACTGGATACTCAGAGTTTTGATAGTGCAGCAGCAGAATCAATGCTAAAAAACCCAGCTCATATAGAAATGTCAGCCTCTATGTATGCCAATCCACATAATAAGGGCTGCAGTGCTCATCAACTGGATGTAATGATTTTGTCAGCAACAGAAATAGATACAGATTATAATATAAATTCACTGACTGGGTCAACAGGGATAATAATGGGAGCGTTAGGAGGGGCACCAGATACAGCAGCTGGAGCAAAATTAACAGTAGTAGTAGCTCCAACTATGAGAAAAAGAATTCCAATAGTTACAGATAGAGTAACAACTGTAGTAACGCCTGGCGAAACAGTTGATGTATTAGTAACAGAAAGAGGAATCTGTGTAAATCCTAAAAGACCAGAATTAATTGAGATTTTGACAAAAGCAGGAATTAAGTTGAAAACTATAGAACAGTTAAAAGAAGAAATTGAAAAATTGACAGGAGTTCCAGAAAAAAAATTACTTTCTGAAACAATAGTAGCTGTTGTAGAGTATAGAGATGGAACTGTAATAGATGTAGTTAAACAAACTAAATAA
- a CDS encoding citrate lyase subunit beta produces the protein MEKRARRTMLFVPANNPKMLVTAHLYGADCVLFDLEDAVKYADKDAARDLLAEALKTVDYGETEIFARINPLSTEFGRDDVKILVPAGLRKMRLAMCEKPEHVKELDELLTEVEKEYGIENGACKIQCSLETPLAVMNAVSIAAASPRVVSISFGAEDFTRTMGAERTKEGKELFVARTMVVMAAAITGIDAIDTVWADLDDEEGFKEEVKSSMNLGFAGKSCIHPSQIKIVHKIFTPNKEELEKSLEIVRAAKAADISKGGVITVNGKMVDIPVIAKAEKIVRLAKSAGMIK, from the coding sequence ATGGAAAAAAGAGCAAGAAGAACGATGTTGTTTGTTCCAGCGAATAATCCTAAAATGCTGGTAACAGCTCATCTCTATGGGGCAGACTGTGTTTTATTTGATTTAGAAGATGCAGTCAAATATGCAGACAAAGATGCTGCCAGAGATTTGCTGGCTGAAGCTTTAAAGACAGTAGATTATGGAGAAACAGAAATATTTGCAAGGATTAATCCTTTAAGTACAGAATTTGGAAGAGATGATGTGAAGATATTAGTTCCAGCTGGACTTAGAAAAATGAGGCTTGCTATGTGTGAAAAACCTGAGCATGTAAAAGAATTAGATGAATTATTGACTGAAGTTGAAAAAGAATATGGAATTGAAAATGGAGCCTGTAAGATACAGTGTTCTTTAGAAACTCCATTAGCTGTTATGAATGCAGTGAGCATTGCAGCTGCATCACCAAGAGTGGTATCTATATCTTTTGGTGCAGAAGATTTTACAAGAACTATGGGAGCAGAAAGAACTAAAGAAGGAAAAGAACTTTTTGTAGCAAGAACTATGGTGGTAATGGCAGCTGCTATTACAGGTATTGATGCTATTGATACTGTATGGGCTGATTTAGATGATGAGGAAGGATTTAAAGAAGAGGTAAAATCATCAATGAATTTAGGATTTGCAGGAAAATCTTGTATCCACCCATCACAGATAAAGATAGTTCATAAGATATTTACACCAAATAAGGAAGAACTTGAAAAATCACTGGAAATAGTAAGAGCAGCAAAAGCTGCTGATATTAGTAAAGGTGGCGTAATTACTGTGAATGGAAAAATGGTGGATATTCCAGTAATTGCCAAAGCTGAAAAAATAGTTAGACTAGCTAAAAGTGCAGGAATGATTAAGTAA
- a CDS encoding amidohydrolase: protein MKENLFEEIEKEKRKLIEMSDFIFDNPEYDGNEIKAAEVLTDYLEKNGFQVERGIADLPTAFRAVYKKGNGGARIGILCEYDALQGLGHGCGHHMQGPSCVGAAAALKNIIKDKNFSIVVYGTPGEETFGGKLNMLKAGYFKDIDVALMMHGAPDTCTDIKCLAQSSFVVTYHGKRAHAALMPESGRSAFDALLLSFQGIEFMREHVKDDVRMHYTVKELPGPENVVPAKAVGKFSLRSFSREYLDTVVERFKDVIRGAAIMSGVEYELTEGKSLDNKIPVLSLNDLFIKNAEFIGIPGITKPREKTGSTDFGNVMHEIPGSCIRVKFVPTGTSSHSQEYINAGKSEDAHNCVIYGAKAIAGTAYDIINDEKILQKIKEEYITNKKIYK, encoded by the coding sequence ATGAAAGAAAATTTATTTGAAGAAATAGAAAAAGAGAAAAGAAAATTAATAGAAATGTCAGATTTTATCTTTGATAATCCAGAGTATGATGGAAATGAGATAAAAGCTGCAGAAGTACTGACAGATTATTTAGAAAAAAATGGTTTTCAGGTAGAAAGAGGAATAGCTGATCTACCTACAGCTTTCAGAGCAGTATATAAAAAAGGAAATGGAGGAGCAAGAATAGGAATACTTTGTGAATATGATGCATTACAAGGACTGGGACATGGTTGTGGGCATCATATGCAGGGACCTTCTTGTGTAGGAGCAGCAGCAGCATTAAAAAATATAATTAAAGATAAGAATTTTTCAATAGTGGTATATGGAACTCCTGGAGAAGAAACTTTTGGAGGAAAATTGAATATGCTTAAAGCAGGATACTTCAAAGATATAGATGTAGCTTTGATGATGCATGGAGCTCCAGATACTTGTACAGATATAAAATGCTTGGCTCAATCATCTTTTGTTGTGACTTATCATGGAAAGAGAGCTCATGCTGCCTTGATGCCTGAGAGTGGAAGAAGTGCTTTTGATGCTCTGCTTTTGTCTTTTCAAGGAATAGAGTTTATGAGGGAGCATGTAAAAGATGATGTACGTATGCACTATACTGTCAAAGAATTGCCTGGACCAGAAAATGTAGTTCCAGCAAAAGCAGTAGGTAAATTCTCACTTCGTTCTTTTTCAAGAGAATATCTTGATACTGTAGTAGAACGTTTTAAAGATGTAATCAGAGGTGCAGCTATTATGAGTGGAGTGGAATATGAGCTGACAGAAGGAAAATCTCTTGATAATAAGATACCTGTACTGTCATTAAATGATCTTTTCATTAAAAATGCTGAGTTTATAGGGATTCCTGGAATTACAAAGCCTAGAGAAAAAACTGGCTCAACTGATTTTGGAAATGTTATGCATGAAATACCAGGAAGCTGTATCAGAGTAAAATTTGTTCCTACAGGGACATCTTCACATTCTCAGGAATATATAAATGCAGGAAAATCAGAAGATGCTCATAATTGCGTAATATATGGAGCAAAAGCTATTGCTGGAACAGCTTATGACATAATTAATGATGAAAAAATATTGCAGAAAATAAAAGAAGAGTATATAACTAATAAAAAGATATATAAATAA